In Lapillicoccus jejuensis, the DNA window CGCTCGTGGCCGCGGCGGCGGCGTACCTGCTGGGGACCTGGGCCGCGCGGCGGCTCGGCTCGACGGTCGCCTCGTTCGTCGGTCTCGCCGAGATGCTCTTCGCCGTCCTCTTCGCCTGGCTGCTGCTCGGGGAGCTGCCGCGCCCGGTGCAGCTGGTCGGCGGGGTCCTCGTCGTCCTCGGCGTCGTCGCGGTCCGTGCCGGGGAGCTGCGCCGGGGCTGACGACCCCGCCACCGACGAGGATTTCGGGTTGCCGCGGCGGTGGCCTAGGATCGGGGGGTTGCCTCGGCGAGGGACGCCGTGCGGCCACCGGCCGCCGACTCCGTGATCGACAGGGCCGGCGCCTCCGCGCGACGCCCAGCGGTCCCCACCGTCCGTACGCCGTCCCGCGTCGAGGCCTCCGCCCCGTCACCTCGACACCCCGCCACCTTCCCCGTAAGGACAGACCCCCATGGCCGAGACCAAGCTCGTCGCCGAGACGCGGACCGCGTTCGGCAAGGGCGCCGCCCGCAAGATCCGCCGCGACCACAAGATCCCCGCCGTGCTCTACGGGCACGGCACCGACCCGGTGCACATCACCCTGCCGGGCCACGAGACGATGCTCGCCCTCAAGGTCGCCAACGCGCTCCTCGAGATCGAGATCGAGGGCTCGAGCCAGCTGGCGCTCGCCAAGGACGTCCAGCGCGACCCGATCAAGCCGGTCATCGACCACGTCGACCTCGTCATCGTCCGCCGCGGCGAGAAGGTCACCGTCGACGTCGCCGTCACCACCGAGGGCGAGGCCGGTCCGGAGACCGTCGTCACCGTCGAGTCGCAGACCCTCGAGCTCGAGGTCCTCGCGACCAGGATCCCGGAGAGCGTCGTCGTCTCCGTCGAGGGCCTCACGGCCGGCACCCAGGTGCTCGCCTCGCAGGTCGAGCTGCCCGAGGGCGCGACCCTCGTCACCGACGAGGAGACCCTCGTCGTCAACGTCACCGCGCAGGTCACCGCCGAGGAGCTCGAGGCCGAGCTCGCCGAGGCCGAGGCCGAGGCCGGCATCGAGCGCGAGCTCTCCGACGAGGAGGAGGCCGAGCAGGCCGAGTCCGAGGGCGACGGCGACGCCGCCTCCTCCGACGAGGAGAAGACGGACGAGGCCTGAGCCTCCCCGCAACACCCGAACCACCCGCAGCACCCAGCAGCCCCGGACGAGCACTCGTCCGGGGCTGCTGGGCGTCCCGGGGCATACTCACCTGCGTGAGCGAGGACGACCGACCGCTGCTGCTCGTCGCCGCCGGCGGGCTCGCCCGCGAGAGCGCCGAGGCCGCTCGGGCGGCCGGGCGCACGGTGCTCGGCTTCCTCGACGACGACCCGCGGCGACGCCGTACGGAGCCGCTTCCCGGCCTGACGGTGCTGGGGGGCCTCGACGTGGCCCTCGAGCACCCGGACGCCGCCCTCGTGCTGTGCCCCGGGAAGGGGCGGGTGCGGCTCGCCCTCGCGCAGCGGCTCGCGGGGATGGGCGTGGGGAGGGATCGGTACGGCGTCGTGCTCGACCCGTCCGTCCGGGTGCCGGCCTCGGCGCGGGTCGGCGTGGGGGCCGTGCTGCTGGCGGGGACCGTCCTGACCGCCGACGTCGAGGTCGGGGACCACGTCGTCGCCATGCCGCACGTGGTCCTCACCCACGGCGACGTCGTCGAGGACGGTGCGACCCTGTGCGCCGGGGTCGTCCTCGGCGGTGACGTCCGGGTCGCGAGCGGGGCCTACGTCGGGATGGCGGCGAGCGTCCGCGAGCGGGTCACCGTCGGCGAGGACGCGGTGGTGGGGATGGGGGCGGTGGTCGTCACCGACGTGCCTGCGGGTGAGACGTGGGCGGGGGTGCCGGCCCGGCGCCTCGAGCGCTGAGCCCCGGGGTCAGCGCACGACGGCGGGCGACCACGCGTCGTGCACGAGGACCCGGGGACTGCCGGAACCGTCGGCGGGGACGACCCACACGTCGGACTCCCCGGCCCGGGTGCCCTGACCGGGCAGCCCGTAGAGCACGTGGTCGTCGTCGAGCCACTCGACCTGGTCGTCGAGCCGCTGCTGCTCCGCGAGCGCGGTCTCGCGACCGCTGGCGAGGTCGAGGACCGCCAGCCGCCAGTCGCCCGGCCCCCGGTCGCCGAGCTTCTTGTAGGCGACCTTGGTGCCGTCGGGGGACAGGGAGGGGCACTCGGCGTCGGTCCGCAGCGTCGTCACGGTCCGGGTCGAGAGGCGGCCCTCGGCGAGGTGCGTGGTGCCCGCGAACTTCACTGTGACGAAGAAGCGGTCGTCGTCCGCGGCGAAGGTCACCCCCCAGTAGTTGCGGTCGCTCGGGGCGACCCGCTGCCCGCCGTCGACGAGGGTGAAGTCCTCGAGGTCGACGCTGCTGCGGTCGGCGAGGTGGGTGACCACCGTCCGGGTCGAGAAGCTCGTCGCGGCGTAGGAGTCGCCGGCGACGAAGGACGTGGTGGCGGCCAGCGCCCCGTCGGCCGAGAGCCGCGCCCGGCTCGGGCTGCCGGTGAGCGGGATCGCCGTCCGGGTCCCGTCGGCGTCGACGACCGTCGCCGAGTAGGTCGTGACCAGGCCGCGGTCGGAGGCGAGGCAGAGCGTGTCGGCCCGGGTGGCGAAGACCCGGTCGCAGGCCAGGGACGTGTAGGCCCGCGGGCCCCCGGGGTCGGCCAGCGCGATGACCGCCACGCGACCGTAGTCGGGGCCGATCCCGCTCTCGCGGAACACGATCCGCGGCCCGGCGAGCAGAGGGGTGAGGCTCGTCGTCGGGGCCGCCGACGACGACCGCTCGGCCGCCCGCTGCGCCGCCTGCTGCACCGAGCGCTGGCGCAGGACGAACGCCGTGGTGGCGGCGACGAGGGCGACGCACAGCGCGACGACGACGGCCACGCGAGTCCGACGGGTCACGGCACCGCCGGGTCGGTCGTGCCGGGCGTGGGGGCCGCGCGCAGCCCGCTCAGCAACCACCAGGCCACGGGGACGGCGACGGCGAGCGCGGCGGCGAACCCGAGGACGGCCGGGCCGCGACCGACACCCGCCCACAGCACCCCGAAGAGCAGCGAACTGACGAAGCGCCCGAGAGCGGTCACGGTCTGGGTCGTGGCGATCGCCACCCCGCGCACTGCCGTCGGCACGAGCGAGGAGGTGAGGGCCGCGAGCACGCCGTCGGTGGCGGCGTAGAAGGTCCCGAGCAGGAGCAGGGTGAGCACCGTCGTGACGAGGCCACCCCCGACCGGGCCCGCCGCGCAGACGTAGGCGGCGACGAGCAGGACGTGGCCGCCGACGAGCACCTTGGCCCGACCGTGGCGGTCGGCGAGCCGCCCGAGCGGGACGGCCAGGGCGACGTACGCGACGTTGGTGCCGACGAACAGCAGCGGGAACCACGTCGCCGCGAAGTCGTCGCGCTGCTGCAGCGAGAGGTAGAGGAACCCGTCGCTCACCGCGAGCACGCTGAGCAGGGCGGTGACGACGACGAGCCGGCCGAGGCCCCGTCCGGTGAGGGCGCGCAGCGAGGGGCGGGCCGGAGGAGCGCTGGGCGCCGTGGCCGTGCGGGCGGCCGCCCGACGGCGCGGGCGCAGGTCGGGGACGAGCAGCCCCAGCAGGACGAGGCCGATGAGCGCGGCCGCGAACGACGCGACGAAGACCGAGGTGTAGTCGCCGGGGACCCAGAGCAGGATCGCGAAGGCGAGGAGCGGACCGACCGCGGCGCCGACGGTGTCGAGGGTGCGGTGCACGCCGAAGGCGCGGCCCAGGTGCTGGGGGGCCGAGGAGGCGGCGATGATCGCGTCGCGGGGCGCCGTCCGGATCCCCTTGCCGAGCCGGTCGAGCGTGATGACCGTCGTCAGCGCGGCGAAACCGTGCAGCGGGACCAGCGCCAGCTTCGTCACGGCGGACAGGCCGTAGCCGAGGAAGGCCACCCACTTGGGCCGGTCGAGCCGGTCCGCCGCCCAGCCGGCGACGATCCGCACGAGGGCGCTGACCCCCTGGTAGAGGCCGTCGATGACGCCGTACGCCAGCGGGCTGAGACCGAGGACGGTGGTGAGGTAGACGGGGAGGACGGCAGAGACCGACTCGGACGAGACGTCGGTGAAGAGGCTGACCAGCCCGAGGAGGACCACGGTCGTCGCCACGCGCTCGCGAGGAGCCCTGCGGCGCGCCGCGGACGCCGGTGCGGCCTCGGTCCGCGGGCGCTCGGAGAGGTACATGCGCGTGGACCTCCCCCGGGCGGCGCGTGCGCGCCGGTCCCCACCGACGCTGTTCGCGTCCAGGGTACGGAGCCACAGCCCCACCGCGCAGCGGTTTCACCGGACTCCCAGGACACCGTCTCCGACCCGCCGTCGCTGCACGGACGCCCTCGCGGCGCAACGCGACTGCCCGAATCGTGATGGCGTGACCGGAACGTCCGCGTCCGCGCTGGTCCGGCTCGCAGGACGAGCGACCCAGTTATCCGGATTCTCGGGCCGCACCCGAAGAGGGCGTCCTACGCTCGGCGCACCCGAGGGCGAAGACCGCCCCCGGGTCGAGCGCAGCGACCGGCCACCAGGGGACCCGGCCCGGCTGGGCTCGTGGGCGGGCGACCCCGGGTCGTCCGTGGTGGGTGCATGCGCCGGGACCTCGGGGTCCGGTGTGGTGTCGACGTGTGGGGAGCATCATGACGACTGGGACGAGCACGTCGGGGCTGCATCTCGGACGGGGCGGGCGCCGTGGTGCGCGCCGCTCGACCGGGCAGCGGCCGGCACAGCTCGCCGTGCTCGTGGTCCTGGCCCTGCTCGGTGCTCTCGTGGTCACCCAGCCGGCCCTGGCCGCCGGCGACCCCTGCGTCAGCGGCAACGCCGTCGCCTGCGAGAACAGCAAGCCGGGCAACCCGGCCAGCGAGTGGGACCTCGCCGTCGGGGACGGCGCCGGGGCGGACACGATCCAGGGCTTCGCCACGCAGATGAGCGTGACCCCGGGGTCGACGGTCCAGTTCAAGGTCAAGGCCGCCCAGGGCTACACCATCAAGGTCTACCGCCTCGGCTACTACAACGGGCTGGGCGCCCGACTGCAGGGGGCCGCCGTCACGGTGGCCACGCCGGCGGTCCAGCCCGGCTGCATCTCGGACCCGTCGACGCAGAACTACGACTGCGGCAACTGGTCGGTGTCGGCCTCCTGGGCGGTGCCGGCCGCCGCGGTCTCCGGGGTCTACGTCGCCCACCTCGTCCAGACCAACGGCGACGACAGCCACATCACCTTCGTGGTCCGCGACGACGCGAGCCGCTCGGACGTCGTCTTCAAGACCTCGGACGCCACCTGGCAGGCCTACAACTCCTACGGCGGCGCGAACTTCTACACCGCCCCCACCTCGCTGACGGGCACGCAGGCCCGCGCCTTCAAGATCAGCTACAACCGCCCCTTCGCCACCCGAGGTCTCGTCTCGGGACGCGACTTCCTGTTCAGCAACGAGTACCCGACGCTGCGCTTCCTCGAGCGCAACGGCGTCGACGTCAGCTACACCACCGACGTCGACGTCAGCGCCGGCACGACCGTCCTGACCAACCACCACGCGTTCATGTCGGTCGGGCACGACGAGTACTGGACGCTGCCCGAGCGCAACGCCGTGACGGCTGCTCGCGACGCCGGCGTCAACCTCATGTTCCTCTCCGGCAACGAGGTCTACTGGCACACGCGTCTCGAGCCGAGCATCGACGGCAGCGCCACGCCGAACCGCACCATCGTCTGCTACAAGGACTCCTGGGAGAGCAAGCCGATCGACCCGAGTGCCGAGGGGACGGCGACCTGGCGCGACCCGCGCTTCAAGACCGCTCCCAACGCGACCAACCCGGAGAACAACCTCACGGGCACGATGTACATGTCCAACAACACGGACCTGACCATCACCGTCTCCCAGGCCGAGGGGCGAGCGCGGTTCTGGCGCAACACCTCCGTCGCGAGCCTGGCGGCCGGCGGGACCGCGACCCTCGCGCCGCACACGGTCGGCTACGAGTCGGACGAGGA includes these proteins:
- a CDS encoding 50S ribosomal protein L25/general stress protein Ctc, with the translated sequence MAETKLVAETRTAFGKGAARKIRRDHKIPAVLYGHGTDPVHITLPGHETMLALKVANALLEIEIEGSSQLALAKDVQRDPIKPVIDHVDLVIVRRGEKVTVDVAVTTEGEAGPETVVTVESQTLELEVLATRIPESVVVSVEGLTAGTQVLASQVELPEGATLVTDEETLVVNVTAQVTAEELEAELAEAEAEAGIERELSDEEEAEQAESEGDGDAASSDEEKTDEA
- a CDS encoding NeuD/PglB/VioB family sugar acetyltransferase, with translation MSEDDRPLLLVAAGGLARESAEAARAAGRTVLGFLDDDPRRRRTEPLPGLTVLGGLDVALEHPDAALVLCPGKGRVRLALAQRLAGMGVGRDRYGVVLDPSVRVPASARVGVGAVLLAGTVLTADVEVGDHVVAMPHVVLTHGDVVEDGATLCAGVVLGGDVRVASGAYVGMAASVRERVTVGEDAVVGMGAVVVTDVPAGETWAGVPARRLER
- a CDS encoding TolB family protein; translation: MTRRTRVAVVVALCVALVAATTAFVLRQRSVQQAAQRAAERSSSAAPTTSLTPLLAGPRIVFRESGIGPDYGRVAVIALADPGGPRAYTSLACDRVFATRADTLCLASDRGLVTTYSATVVDADGTRTAIPLTGSPSRARLSADGALAATTSFVAGDSYAATSFSTRTVVTHLADRSSVDLEDFTLVDGGQRVAPSDRNYWGVTFAADDDRFFVTVKFAGTTHLAEGRLSTRTVTTLRTDAECPSLSPDGTKVAYKKLGDRGPGDWRLAVLDLASGRETALAEQQRLDDQVEWLDDDHVLYGLPGQGTRAGESDVWVVPADGSGSPRVLVHDAWSPAVVR
- a CDS encoding MFS transporter; translated protein: MYLSERPRTEAAPASAARRRAPRERVATTVVLLGLVSLFTDVSSESVSAVLPVYLTTVLGLSPLAYGVIDGLYQGVSALVRIVAGWAADRLDRPKWVAFLGYGLSAVTKLALVPLHGFAALTTVITLDRLGKGIRTAPRDAIIAASSAPQHLGRAFGVHRTLDTVGAAVGPLLAFAILLWVPGDYTSVFVASFAAALIGLVLLGLLVPDLRPRRRAAARTATAPSAPPARPSLRALTGRGLGRLVVVTALLSVLAVSDGFLYLSLQQRDDFAATWFPLLFVGTNVAYVALAVPLGRLADRHGRAKVLVGGHVLLVAAYVCAAGPVGGGLVTTVLTLLLLGTFYAATDGVLAALTSSLVPTAVRGVAIATTQTVTALGRFVSSLLFGVLWAGVGRGPAVLGFAAALAVAVPVAWWLLSGLRAAPTPGTTDPAVP